The Apium graveolens cultivar Ventura chromosome 10, ASM990537v1, whole genome shotgun sequence nucleotide sequence CTCTAATTTACTTTCATTAAGATTTATATTTTCTGATTATATTCTGTCAGACTTTACTTTTTCCCCGTACACTAATGATCATATAGACAGTCCTCTACTCAAGGATCCTACTATTAATGCGACAATGTATAACTCTTCTGTTTCTGTAAAAAAAGACTATTATGTGTCTCTTAATATTAATGTAGAAAGAGTGTACTGAGTCTGTGAGTCAAAATAATGAGAAAAATGAATTGTTAATAAATGACACTCTCGAGTACGTGGCAAAAGGAGAGATAAACTGAGTAAGGAGGTAGTTGTAATATGTGTACATGATCAGTAATGAGATTAATATCTTTTGCAAGtgctcagaatatttctttgacATGCTAATGGTGTAAAGTTGGTTGGAGCTTGAACAAGTATGGATTTATGGTGTATGTGTGTGCATCACAGAGTAAAGAAGATGATATTGAGAGCAAACATTGAGCATTGTTATAAATTCATTATGTGTCTTACACTAGTCCCTCAGTCCTTTATATAGAGTTGAAAATACAATGATCTGCAAGCAGACAAAATCAACACAATGTTAAAATGACAACCAACAGTAACAATATGAAAAATGACAGGCTGGGCTGCTGAGCTGGATTTTGTATGTGGTCCTCATTAGTCCCCCTCAAGCTGGAGAGGATGATGAAGTCGAAGCTCCTAGCTTGTGAATGGGGTATTGATGCTGCTGAACATGAAGCACTTTGATGAGCAGGTATGCTACTTGTTCTGGAGAGGGGACATGAGAAGTTTGTAGTTGGCCATTGGTGATTTAATCACGCACAAAATGACATTCAGTTTCGACGTGTTTGGAGCGCTCATGTTGGACGGGGTATGCAGCAATTGCTAGTGCATCCTTGTCGTCGCATTTGAGTTGTGTTGTTGGCATATTTTTTAATCCTAAAACTTTGAGTAAGGCTGATAACCACGTGACTTCGTAGGTGGTAATGGCCATAGCACGATATTCCGCTTCGGTTGAGGAGCGAGCCACCACACTCTATTTCTTCGATTTCCAGGGAATGGGAGAGCTGCCCAAGAAGATACAGTATCATGTGGTGGATTTTTGAGTAGCAAGACAGCTGGTTCAATCGTAGTAAGCCATGAGTTGAGCATTAATAGATTATGCAAGAAAAATGACCTGAGAGTGATCTTGCAAGGTAACATAAGAGATGTTTGGCAGCTTGTAGATGAACATTTATAGGGGCATTCTGACTAAGAGTATAGACTGGAAAGGCAATATCTAGGCGTGTCACTGTTAGGTAGATCAAAATATTGGTAGACTATTGGATTGGGCAGAGGATCGTCAATTGTTGAAGTGATCTTTATACGGGAGTCCATAGGTAGAGAGACATGTTTACAAAGAATACCATGTTCTGTGAAAAGATCAAGTGTATACCTTTTTATGATACAAATAACCCAGGTGCAGACCTATTCACCTCAAGGCCCAAGAAATAGTTCACTGGACCTAGATCTTTCATATGAAATTGTGCAGACAGCATGTTCTTGAGATTATTATATCATCCATATTCGAACCACAAATCAATAGATCGTCCACATACATAATTATGGCAAAAAAAAGAGTTGCACTTTTGCTTTTAAAAAAAGGCTATATTCTGATTTTGATTATGTAAATTCGAGGCTGAGCAATGTGAGAGAGTTTTGAAACCACAGACGCGGGGCATGTTTGAAGCCATGGAGTGCTTAATTAGTTTGCAGACCAGATTGGATGGTGAAGTACCCGTGTCATTGATCTGTCTCCAATAAATAACCATCACCTGCCCCACCGCCGTTGCCACTGCGGCCGGTGGTGGCCTCTACCACCCCAAATTCTTCAGTCAACATAAACATCACAAACCCCCAAATTTCCGATAAAATATATTGTATGTATAGTTTATATGTATTGCTACTGTTGTTAATTAGGGTTTAGTTACGTATACACTAGTACGTTTGAATTTATGATAATTGAAGACTGAGATTATGAATGGGGCATGGGTTTGGGCTTGGGGGAGGGGAGGGGGTTGGGGTTGGGGATTGGATGATTGTATTGTATTTTTTTTCCTACTCGCATGACTATTTTTACTTTTATACCCCTTCAATTTACGTTTTTTAATTGAGTTAACGATGTAAATATAACAGTCATGACGGGAGACATGTTTTTGAAAGGCGAAAAGGAAATCTAGCCACCATTTTGTGAATTTGGAAATTCGGCCAATTTTTCGCAAATACGTGTATACCATAGCCACACCCCAGTATTTACTCTTATCTGAATTGACATCTTAATCTTAATAGTACTTGTGACcgatatttattattttaaatttaagaCGATTAAAAGGATCCGACCCAACCCCCTATTCAATTTGCAAggttacattttttttattaaatggTTAAAAAATATAAACCCGGATTAATTGAGTTGGGTCGATTTATTACCTGTAAACTGACCGACCCAACCCGTGTTCACCAAGCAGCAAGTTCGAACGGTTATCATTTTGGCAAAAGGTGCGACCGTCTCTGTCTGCATCCCAAGATAACTAGCCGAGATTTGTCTCTCTATGCTTCCATCCGAGTTGTATTTGGTTTTGAATAACCAATTACAACTAATTGCTATTTTACGGGGAAGTTCAGTTACAATCCACGTTTGATTACGTTTTAGTGCCTCTAAACGATTAAATGATGAACTGGCATTAGTCTGGACTACATTGGTTACTAATTAAGAGCCAGAGGAGGAATCCGAATCGGCAATATAGTCCTGCTGTCAGGCTGGAGTGCGATGTGTTCGAGTGGACCTACGTACATGAAGAATTGCTGCATCTCTAATTCCATATTCATTAGAGCTGTTTCTCATGATGCCAATACTAATGTTGTGCATGCAAATTTTGATCATGAGACGAGCCCTTAGTCAAATTCCGATGGCACAAACTCTGATCACTCTATTCCGTGCACAGTGAGGTACGTTGCAAAATGTGTTTGTTTTGTGGAAAAATATATTCTAAAACCAAATTATTTCCCACCAACAAACAAAGAACTTCCTTAAATTTCCAAACGTACAAGCATTCTACCATGTACACTCACATCTCACGGCAAAGAAGCAGAGAACATCTTTTGTATTCCATATAAAAAGTAGTTACGGAAGAAGTTGATGAAATGAAAGAACTCCACTCTACCCGGTATGTGGATCAGATGAGTTACAGAGCCTTTAAAGATCTGAGCATCTTAGAAGCTAGGGTGAGATTACAGAATTGTTTTACAACGGGAGTCATTAAtgtaaataattaaaataagcAATTGCTCATGCCTAGCCAACAAGAACATCTCTATAAGGAGTTGGATTCGGAGTTGTGGTATGTTGAACTTCTACATTGTTTCTTTTTCTCCTCCCCTGCTCTTCTAGGATTAGGGGTACCCGAGCTTCCCTTTCATCAGCTAACCGCTCTTGTGCTCCACGTCTTAGTTTCTCAAGCCTTAGGCCGTCTACTACTTGTTGCATCTTGAACACTTTGATCACATTCGCTAATCCACCAACGAAGAACAGAAAGCTTCCAAATATAGCTAACCAGATCAATGTGCCACTCTGCATCCAGAAAAACAATCAGTACATCATGTACAAGTAAAACACCTCAGCATATTTGGCGTAGACAACAGACTAATTTCATGTCGGTAATCTTTGACAATCACCTTTTTTAAAACAGTAGAACAAATGAAGTTCCTTTTTGCGACTCCCTCTATGAATCCATCATAAATACATAGTTGTAACAATTTTATAAACTTTTTAAAGACAACCTCAGGTCACTAGAAGGTTACTAGTTAGTTTGGCAAATTACGAGTTGCATTGTCAAAATTACTAAACCGGAAACTCTTTTATTACAGGCGTCATACCATGCCTCCAAAAAGGAATTAATGGAAGACCGGCACAAGATGGTGGACGGACTATGAAAGTGATATATGGTTCTTAATTTGCACTGACCAAGTGAATATTGATGGTAGAGATGGGAGACATATGCCTGAATTTTAAGAACAGGGTCAACAACTAGCTTCCATATAACTAAATCTAGTGATTGAGCTACCTATATCAGAGTAGATAATATTCTTACTAAAAAATATATAGGCATACCAATAAATCTAGTCCATGATGAAACATTCCTACCTGCTCTTGGCAATTAAGGATTGAACCTACCAAGAACAGAAGGCTTCCCAAAAGGAATGGAATGTGAACGCTCTCTTGCAAGACTTGAACATGCGCATCGGCTCTCTCATAGACCTGGCAGGAGTTATGTATGGATCCTATCAACCATAAAGCAGCGCCTGCGATTAGCATATTCACTGCATGTTTCTCCAATTTATAGTAACCATATCCCATTTCTTCCTGCGTGTATATAAGTTTTCGTATAATCAAAGACAAATACAACAATACAAGGTTACAAGTCTCCCCTAATTAAAGAGCCCCTCCTCTTTACAAACAGATTTAAATAGCACGCCCAATCAACCATAAGAACGACTTGATATTATTACTAGTTATCACTCTGCTGAAAATAACCCAATAGTACAAACTGTATATCACTAGATAAATTCATATTATTTTCCTGTACAaaaacaacaaattttgatgcagATCCGGGCTTGTGACAAGCGAAAATTGTGCATTCACAATTATGCTGACAATTAAAGACATATTGCATCGGGCCAGGGGCGGATGCAAAAATAATTTTCCTGGGACAACGAGTATATTTTGGGAACACACCTTTATATTTTTCAATTTCAATTGTTGGAGGTCAATtccatatattttcaaaaaaattaatgACGAAAAACCCTACTGGATCCCCTTATTGGGCTAGATAGTCATAGCCCCATAGAACTATAGTGCTCAATCCTAATTGTTTTAGCTACTAAAACTTGCAACAAGATATATCTCATTTAGTTAGCAGACCTAAATTACAGCACAATCAAATTTCATTTGAAATAACTACAATCATTTGACTAAAACAAAATGTGAAATAATATAAAACTATATATAATAGAGAACACAATATGTAAACCAACCTGAATGAAGATAAAGAGTATAGCCAAGAAAGAAAGAAGCGTCCCAATGGACTGGACCAAAGGCACAGCAAACTCAACAAGGCCCAGCTGCAAGTCATGTTCCATTAACGCAAAAAGCCTATAATCAATTCCAGCAAGATGGGCCACCAAATCATGAACATTCACAAGAATTACCAGCCCAAGGCCAATCAGTATCACAACCAAACCCGATTTGGGCTCCATAGAAAACTGTGCAACAAAGCCACCTACTAACATTACAGTTGCAAATACATAGAGCCCAGCGTTCATGTACTCGGATCTGTTTCGGGTATGTAGTGGCCCGTACATTCGGCTCTCACGTGCTGACGCTAACTTCACCATTTTAGATATGTACAAAGATGTGTGTGTTTAGTATAAGTATGTATGGTTTTGTTTGTAAATTGTAATAGTGTGGGGAGTGAGATGAGTAAGGAGAGTGATGATATAGAAAGAGAACTGGTCAGATTAGTTTAATGCATAACTGAGATACGTGTCTTCGTGCATGCAGTTCTGCGAGTTTTCTGACACGTGTTACGGACACTCTCGCTATTGGGTTTGGACATGAAATGAGGATGAGATCCTACATGTGGGCTTCCAAAACTCTTTAGGGCCCCAACAAGGCCCGTGCATCAGATGGACCTGTGATCTGTGGTATGGTAATTGATTTCCTAGCATAACAATTTCACCTCGTGATTTTAACGGACCTAatctaagaaagaaaagaaaagaaagttatttatttctatttttctgttaatcatttcaaaaatagGAGGAAATTTTTGGAAACAAAAAAAAATAGGAGGAAAAATCATTTCTGTTAATCTTTTCTTTCTAAACATAGACTGAATACTATGTAAATAAGTTTTTTTTGGTGCATGTGTAAATAAGTTGGAATGAACCCGCAAAGGTTGGCTTAATTGATTTAAGAACGAATAACTATTCTCTTGATCACAGGTTCGAATCCATGTGAGAAGAATTTATAATTATGCATATGGCGTTTATCTTGGCGGTTTACCTTAATTCACATATTTGTAGCTGCATGTCACGGCTGCGGATTATCTAAGATAAAAAAATCGAAATGAGAAAATTTGCCCCGCTGCAAGATGTCATTGGCTGACATAATTTTATTACTCATGTTCCTTCCTAATTATTATATTTGACTTTTTGTACATTTGACTTTTTATGCAGTTAATTGATCAAAGTTTGACgtatatttattaatattttataattaatttaaataaaaaatatatcattgaaaaaaatatttaatctattttaatatataatttttaattttttaaaataaaataaaaataattaatttttaataaaaaattagtAGATTTGACGATATAAATAAAAATGTAACAATTAAACGTTTTCTATTACAGTACATCTAACCAGCTTTTCTAGAACAAGGTTTAGTACGACACTAATGTGATTGTTTAAATCGTTCCAATTGATGATTACGTTCAAGCAACAAGACAAGCCTCAATTAAGACTATTTCTTGCATTTATTAGTTACATTAATATAGGTTATGATTAAGTGGTCCAACTGTGCTGCTTGGTTGTGGCAATCAATCTAGTCTGTGCAATTGGCAGAGTATAGTGTATTAAAGATTCAATTATTTAACTTTCCTAAATTTAGGGACCAATTTCACTAATTACTCATCCTTGTATTCATTTTGTCCAAACCCAAACAATTCGAATAATATCCAAAAGGTGTAATCGGTCCACTGGTTGCTTTAAGTATCAGAGGTAATTAATATCTTGTTCCCATCTCTCAACTTGTTGCATTTGTTGAAGATTCAAGCACATGAAATCAAACTTGTTGTACTATGCTTCCTTCATTTCGTTTATGCATCCTCGTACTATGATGACATATCTTTTTATCCTAAGAAGTTAAAAACTTCATCAAGTATGATTCAATAAATTGTAATTTTAGCTATATTTTTTAGAATTGATATATGTATAACTTTAATAAATCAGAAAAATGTTGCTATATGTTTGATATATGTAAAAAACAAAAGATTTTTAAGAAGAATATAAGTAATCATCTAAAATTGCTTCTATATATTACTAACACACATAATTGTAGTACTACAGGATTAGACTTTAGAGTAGGCAATCAAGAATGTTATAGCCTATAGTCATCAAGAATGTCTGCAGCTAGCTAGCTTAAAGTAATACTTTTGATATGATTGTTACTCCATATATTTGGGCTCTAGCTACACTTCTAAACAAGTAGACGTTCTTTAAATTTTAGTCATAGCTATAGACTATAGTTAGCTAGAGAGCATGCACATACAGTGATACAAATCCCCTAACGCTATGAAATCTGCGTAGCTAGAGAATTTTTGTTATAGAGATTTGATGCCATCACCAGCTAATCACGTCCTTTGCCTACTGGTAGATAATAGGTTTCTTATTCATGCATGCGTGCAGTTATTGTAATTGTAATTTATATGTAGTATGAAAAATGATTAATATGAAATAGATACTGGTCCATTTTCTTATGAAATGATTAATTGTAAGTTAAACAGGACAGATGAATTGATTATATTTATAAGATATCACGTTCGACATCATTGATGTTTTATACAACTCTCCATATGTATGTTAAAACACTATATAAGGCAATTAAATTCTAGTTCTAAGCACCTTGATTTAGAGCTGGGAAATGAAAATAATCCATTAATATAGCAACAGTTAAGGCTAATACAACATCTGATTAATTAAACTACGTACTACATTAATGAGAAACTACAGGGATGGTACAAAAGTAGGAGTCCTTGTTATATAAAAAAGCAAAAGAAATTGCAGTAAATTAAAGATAATACTTCCAAGTTCCACCACATGCATTGATCAGTTGTATTATTATTGCTGCTGCAGCCTCATTTTCAGCTCTGACAAAGAGCGGAAGGAAGGTGGTTAGATTCGAGACATGCATGTAATCCGTCAATTTCCTTCTCATTTGCTATTGATGATGCTGATCTAATTTGCTTAGCAAAACGTTTGTTGGACGTGGAGCGCCAGGTCCTCCGCGCTAAGTGTACATTCGATTCCAATCTGTCAACATAAGTACCCAACAATTTCAATTATAAATAAGTATGACGAGGAATTGTGTTCAATTTTTAGAATGATCAGTAGGGGATACAGGAATTTAGGGGAGGAAATAAAGTCCACCGTTCTGAATCCGCCATGAGGATGAGCAGAATCATAACAATCGTTTTACTTTTAACTTTTAAGTAAGTGAggaataatttaaatttaaaaatcaGCATAACAATAGTTTGACTCTTTTTAGGAGGGATAAACAATTTTCTAACAGTAATTTCCATAAAAgtcaaattataaaaatatataggtatattataaatatttttggaaaTATGTAAAAATATAATCCAGAGACCAAAGTACAGGACAGTAATCTAGAGGTTCTGTCAACTGGAAATGGCAAGACAGTATTAAAATAGCATGCATATATACAGGAGTATAGTAGTACATGGTAAAACAAGTAAATTTTCCCTAGTTTTCAGTGAAGACTGCTAATTGTAGTAAACATAAATTTCCGGTTATGAGTTCACTAGCAGTACAACTGTGTCTTTTACTCTCTTTTAACAGTAGTAACACCAGAAAAATGATTACATTTATGTTAAATGATGGAATTTTGCTCTCAAAATTGAATTCATTTTTGCTGCTGTTGTAAATATACCAATCTACCATTCTGCAATTTTCTAACCTAACGGTACTTTCTGTCTAATTTACTTTAAGATAGAGAGACAAAGAAACACTTCCCCACCCCACTCACTTGTGTTTCCTTTTTGCCAAATATAAGGGGGCTAATATTGTTTCAGCTAGCAAGAATATTTGTTTCTCGGAGCTTCTTtcttaataaaaaaaaatctaaaatgAAAACTAATAGCTAAATCGTCATTCGATTCTCGTTCATCTAGAGATTTCTGAGAACATATACTCACTTTGTAAGGTATATTAGtctaattattcaaaaaaaaaaagatGTTAAAGCataattagatttaaattaagATCCTTTTTAAATACCTTGATGGTGAAAGAATTGATCATGGTTTCATCAGTAGAACTGAGACTCACCTTGAGGATCTCAAGTGAGAGATCTTCAAGGGCTGTAATGATTTTGAGGGTTTGGCCGGGTATTCTAGCAGATACAGTCTTTAGAAGCACATTAGGCCCTGAAAATTTCACTTCTACATCCGCAACAGCAGAGTTTGAATTTGCAACTAGCTCGTTAGCAGCAGCAACAGCATTGTGGTGATTGATTGAAGGCGAAGAAATAGGAGACATTATGGTTGGAGATAAGTTATAAGCAACTGAGTGGAGCAAATTAGCATGGTGCTTGTAAGGGCTAGTTGGTGTTCTTGGGCTTATGGGTAGGCTTGGTATTAGTCTAGGACTTGGTGGTGGTTTTCTTGGGCTGATTGGTAGGTTTCTGGGACTTGAAACAAGCCTTGGACTTAGAACTTCACTGTAGACCTTTCTTTGCTTCTTTGCCTCGAGGGATTGTAGAACTTGCTGCAACTCGGTAATGTAGTCAACTACTCCTCCTACTATGGATGCTTGATCACCCTGTTAATGTTCAATATTATTAAGTAAACAAATTCACACATTTCCTTTTAAAAAAATAGATTAAGCTGAACATTAATCCTTCAAAATTATTTCAGGTATTTAAAGTTGACCTAATGCATGAGTATATCCAATGCGTGGATCGTTAATTATGCAATCAAAATACAAGCtcttatttttaagaaaaaatttaAAGATAATGAAAGTTATCAAGTTAAGAATTATAAAAACATGAAGTTTTTgattttgtttaaaaaaaattgagaagCTCTGAGAATCAAGCTGGAAAAAAAGTTCAGATTACTTACTCTTTTGACATAGAAGCAAGGCATAAGCGAACGGAGTACAGATAGATTGTCATTCATTTGCTTCCTGCGGTTGCGTTCCACAGTAATGTGGGATACTTTCTGCAGCCCATCGATATTCAGATCTTCATCTCCGGTTGCAGCTACCTTCTGTTTCTTGGACTTGTGCGAACTAACTGCCTCTATCTCAGTTTCTAATTGATCTTCAGAAGGAATAGCATCGAAAGAAAATGCTGAATTTTTCGTACCAATATTAGTCTCCGGCTGATGACTACCACTTTCTTGCAGGCACACAGTACTAGACTCATGAGCCAGCTGAGGTAATGAATTGAAATTGGACGTTGACACTCCATCTAGAGCCTCAAGAATGCTAAAAATATCCTCCGGTGAGGCGACGGAGAAGTTGGACTCCAAGAATTGATTATCAGAGTCTTGGTAGAATTCAGGTAACAAAGTGTGCATGTTGTTTTCATGAACGTTCATTGTTTCTTTAACAAAAGGTAAACTAGAAGCAGAAAAAATGAAATGtgaaatatatatgtattattggTTGTCAAGATCAATAAAAGAGAAGGCTTAAAAACAAGAGAGCTTTTGGCTGGTGAGGTGGTGTGATCCTAATGAAAGAGACTAAACTATCACcatcaaatatatttatatattagtTGACATGCCATTACATGTAAAAATTCACATGCAATATACTGCTGCATAAGAGTAACCGCGTTGCAAGCTGGGAAAGGTAAATATACTAATGAGAgggtgtgtgtgtgagagagagagtgTTTCACCTACAATGCTGATAAGTTATGGGTTTGAATTAAATACTCAAGGAAAATAATCTAAATCaaagttaattaattaatcgtGTGGTATAACATGAGCTACCTCCGCAAAAGAAAAGAGTTTGCATACAAATTTGCATGCTTTGAAATTTGGACTTAAACCAATTTATTATATGTAAGCATGATTTGCGGGGAGAAGGACAAAGATATGCACTCCTGAGTCCTGAGTCCTGCCCAGTGTTCTGTTTTTGATAACATGCGGATACCtcgatattttaaaaaatagtGGTTCACATTAACTAATTTTTTCTATAGTGTTTCCATTCGTATATCATAAGTGCGGAAATTTATTATTtcattattattaaaaaattaattaaaataaattaaattttaaattttttgtgTTTATCATGAACAAATGTACCCATAAACGCATAATAAAaaattatgctagatttttattTTCAGCAGTGAGGGAAACGTTTGCTAATTTAATTACTTTGTCAACTTCAGGTAATTGCATGCATTTCCCGACCACAGCTAGGAAAATTGTGAACTGGcattaaaagaatttaaatttcAAGGCCTACCATCTTTTTTGATTTTTGCATATATCATATCTTAACCATGTATTCTCAACCAAACAATTTTTCATACTCGCATGAAATTTGAACGGAAAGGGGGTATAAATGTCTGAACAAACTTACTTCCCACTTATAATCAAACAAACACTTAATTATTGTATCGTATACTTCCTTAATCTCATTTATTTTTTACATCAATCAAAATCGATTTTTTCAATTTATTATATCTATTTTTTAATTTACATTAATACTTTTAAATATTACCATATGTGTAGtttttttcaaaataaattatatcggatttatttatttttatatttaatatattatccTTATTTCATTTGTTCTTATTTTCAAGATGATCATGGGAGATGTATCCATTGTGTATCTTTTTCAGACTTTATATCACAATCATATAGCGATAGACCTTGGAGTACAAAACAGTTTTTTTTAACAAATATGGTTTATAACTTTATAAATGAGTATTTATTCTAATAAATTTTCGTGGTGAGTAAGGGTCGAACCTAAAGAAATAACGGATGATAAACTCTTAATCAATTGATCTGTCCAACCTGCATGCTCGAATACAAGACAatttagttttaaattttaattgataGGAGAAATTCTTTTACAATTATCGAAAAA carries:
- the LOC141689401 gene encoding uncharacterized protein LOC141689401, translating into MVKLASARESRMYGPLHTRNRSEYMNAGLYVFATVMLVGGFVAQFSMEPKSGLVVILIGLGLVILVNVHDLVAHLAGIDYRLFALMEHDLQLGLVEFAVPLVQSIGTLLSFLAILFIFIQEEMGYGYYKLEKHAVNMLIAGAALWLIGSIHNSCQVYERADAHVQVLQESVHIPFLLGSLLFLVGSILNCQEQVGMFHHGLDLLSGTLIWLAIFGSFLFFVGGLANVIKVFKMQQVVDGLRLEKLRRGAQERLADEREARVPLILEEQGRRKRNNVEVQHTTTPNPTPYRDVLVG
- the LOC141692864 gene encoding transcription factor SPEECHLESS-like, with translation MNVHENNMHTLLPEFYQDSDNQFLESNFSVASPEDIFSILEALDGVSTSNFNSLPQLAHESSTVCLQESGSHQPETNIGTKNSAFSFDAIPSEDQLETEIEAVSSHKSKKQKVAATGDEDLNIDGLQKVSHITVERNRRKQMNDNLSVLRSLMPCFYVKRGDQASIVGGVVDYITELQQVLQSLEAKKQRKVYSEVLSPRLVSSPRNLPISPRKPPPSPRLIPSLPISPRTPTSPYKHHANLLHSVAYNLSPTIMSPISSPSINHHNAVAAANELVANSNSAVADVEVKFSGPNVLLKTVSARIPGQTLKIITALEDLSLEILKVSLSSTDETMINSFTIKIGIECTLSAEDLALHVQQTFC